In Deltaproteobacteria bacterium, the genomic stretch GGAGGATTTCGACCTGCACCGGTACCTGCACGCACGGGGCTTCGGGCCATCGCAGCGGCTGGTGCTCACGAAAACCGTCCGGTAGCACGGCCTGGCGGAGGACACTCTTTCCCGAAATCGCCCTTGAAATAAAGTTATTGACAGCATAATTGGTATTGTGGTACCTATTTGCATAAATCGCGCTTCCCATCACCATCGAACCATTTCCAGAGACCCGGAGGAGACATGGCCACGACCGACGAGATCATCGCCACGACCGCGCCGTCCCGCCTGATCGACCACAACCTGATCGACCGGGAGGTGGAGAGCCTGTGCGACGGGATGGTCCGCTACGAGAAGCGTCCGGCGAAACGCCGGGACGGCAGGCCGGCGGAAGGGCTGTACAACGCGTGGATCGTCCTCAACAACCCGAAGCAGTTCAACTCGTACACCACGGACATGGTGAAGGCGACGATCCTCGCGTTCCGGAGGGCGTCCGTCGACCGCGAGGTGAACGCCGTGGTGTTCACCGGCACGGGCGACCGGGCGTTCTGCACCGGCGGCAACACGAAGGAGTACGCGGAATATTACGCGGGGAACCCCCAGGAGTACCGCCAGTACATGCGGCTGTTCAACGACATGGTCTCGGCGATCCTGGGGTGCGACAAGCCGGTCGTCTGCCGCGTGAACGGGATGCGGATCGGCGGCGGCCAGGAGATCGGGATGGCGTGCGACTTCACCGTCGCCCAGGACCTGGCCAACTTCGGGCAGGCGGGCCCCAAGCACGGCTCCGCGGCCGTCGGCGGCGCGACCGATTTCCTCCCCGTGATGATCGGGTGCGAGCAGGCGATGGTGTCGGGAACGCTGTGCGAGCCGTTCTCCGCGCACAAGGCGGCCCGGCTCGGGATCGTCTCCGGGCTGGTCCCGGCGCTCAAGGTCGGCGGGAAGTTCGTCGCGAACCCGACGGTGGTCACCGACCGGATGTTCGACGAGTACGGCCGGATCGTGCACGGCGAGTTCAAGACCGGCGCCGAATTCAAGGAGGGGCAGGCCGCGATCAAGGCCGGGGAGGTCGACCTCTCCCTGCTCGACGGGATGGTCGAGGATCTCTGCGCCAAACTGATAGAGACGTTCCCCGAGTGCATGACCAAGAGCCTCGAGGAGCTCCGCAAGCCGAAGCTCGCGGCGTGGAACGCGAACAAGGAGGATTCCCGGGCGTGGCTGGCGCTCAACATGATGAACGAGGCCCGCGCCGGTTTCCGCGCCTTCAACGAGGGGACGAAGGAGACCGGGCGCGAGATCGACTTCGTCCGGCTCCGCCAGGGGCTGGCGAAGGGGATCCCCTGGTCCGAGGAGCTGGTCGAGAGCCTGATCCCCCGCGGGAAGAAGTAGGAGGAGCGCGGCGTCCATGAGCGGGAAAACCGTCTCCGAGATCGTTTCGTTCTGCCAGGGGATCTTCGAGGACCTGGATTTCACGAAGGCGCGGGAGTGGAAGGCCGCCGTGCCGGGGCGGAAGGTGATCGGCTACATGCCGGTCTACGTCCCCCGCGAGATCGTCCACGCGGCCGGCATGCTCCCGCTGGGGATCCTCGGTGGCGGCGCCGACATGGAGGTCATCCACGGCGACGCGTACTACCAGAGCTATATCTGCCGGATCCCCCGCTCCACCGTCGAGCTCGCGGTCACCGGCCGGCTCGACTTCGTCGACGGGATGATGTTCCCCTCCATCTGCGACGTGATCCGGAATTTGAGCGGCATCTGGCAGATCCTCTTCAAGGACAAGTACGTCCGCTACTTCGACGCGCCGCAGAACTTCCGGGACGACGTCGGCGGCGTCTTCTACGCGAACGAGCTGCGGGAGCTTATGGAGGGGCTGGGGAAACTCGCCGGCCGGGAGATCACCGACCTCGACCTGCGGAACTCGATCGCGGTCTACAACGAGAACCGCCGCCTCGTGAACCGGGTGTACGACTTCCGGGCCGCCGCGCCCTGGAAGGCGCCTTCCGCCGAGGTGTACCTCCTGATGCGGGCCGGGATGGTGCTTCCCCCGGAGGAGCACAACGCGCTGATGCGGGAGTACCTCGCCGCCGCGGAAGGAGAGGACCGCCCGATGCGGGACAACTGCCGGGTGATCCTGACCGGCACCTTCTGCGAGCAGCCGCCGCTGAACCTCATCAAGTCGCTCGAGATCTCGGGCTGCTACATCGTGGACGACGACCTGATGCTGGTCTCCCGCTGGCTCCTGGGGGACGTTCCGGCCGACGGCGACCCGATCGAAAACCTCGCGCGCGCGTTCCTCCACCGGTCCGCCCAGACGGCGGCGAAGTACGAGCCCGACATGGGGCGGAAAGGGAGCTACCTGATCGAGGCGATCCGGGCCCGGGGCGCCGACGGCGTGATCTTCGCCGCGCCCAGCTTCTGCGACCCCGCCCTGCTCGACCAGCCGATGATGATCTCCCGCCTCGAGGCGCTGAAAGTGCCCTACCTCACGATGCAGTACGCCGAGAACTCCGGGCAGATGCAGCCGATCCGGGAGCAGTCGGGGACGTTCGCCGATTCCATCAAGCTGTGGGGTGCGCAATGAGCCGGCAGGAAGTCGTGAAATCGTCGTCCCAGTTGATCCAGAAGGAGATGATCAGCCGCAACTACGACCGGATCACCGGCGGGCGGGCGAAGGTGTCCTCCACCTTCGTCCCGGGGAACCTGAACGAGCTGCTGATGTGCTTCGACATCGCCAACAACCTGCCGGAGATCAACGCCATCCAGAACGCGATGCGCAAGAAATCGGGCGACTTCATCATCGAGGCGGAGCGGTCCGGGCACTCCGAGGACGTCTGCACCTACGTGAAGGCGGACATCGGGATGATGACGAAGGGGAACATCGCCCCCAACGGGAAGCCGTTCCCCGACCCGGACGTGCTGCTGCTCTCCTACACCGGCTGCTTCACCTTCATGAAGTGGTTCGAGCTGCTCCGGGAGCAGTACAAGTGCCCCACCGTCATGCTGCACGTCCCGTACGCGGCCGACGGGGCGCCGACCCGGAACATGCGCGACTACATCGTGAAGCAGTTGAAGGAGGACGTGATCCCGGTCCTCGAGAAGGTGTCGGGGGTGAAGTTCGACATCGACCGGCTGCGCGAGTACCTCCGCAAGTCGGCGGTCGCCGAGGACGACCTGGTCTGGATGCTCGAATCGTCGAAGACCCGGCCGTCGCCGATCGACTGCTACTTCGGCGGCGTGTACTACATGGGGCCGATCTTCACCGCGTTCCGCGGCACCGAGGAGTGCATCGAGTATTACCGGCTGCTGCGCGCCGAGATCGAGGACCGGATCGCCCGGGGGCTGTGCGCGCAGACCCCGGAGGGGGACATGCCGGAGGAGAAGTACCGGCTCGTGGTGGAGGGGCCGCCGAACTGGACCTCGTTCCGCGACTTCTGGCAGATGTTCCACGAGGCGGGCGCCGTGGTCGTGGCCAGCTCCTACACCAAGGTCGGCGGGGTCTACGACTACGACGATTTCCGGCACGACCCCGACCATCCGCTGGAGTCGATGGCCGACTACTGCATGGGCGTCTACACCAACCGGAACGTCACGACCCGGACCACCCGCTGGAGTCGATGGCCGACTACTGCATGGGGGTCTACACCAACCGGAACCTGCCGACCCGGGTCGACATGCTGGCGCGGAACCTCCGGGAGTACGAAGCGGACGGGCTGCTCATCAACTCGATCAAGAGCTGCAACAGCTTCTCCGCGGGGCAGCTCGTGATGCTGCGGGAGATCGAGCGGATCACCGGCAAGCCGGGCGCCTTCATCGAGACCGACCTCGTCGACCCGCGATACTTCTCGGCGGCCAACGTGAAGAACCGGCTCGAGAGCTACTTCCAGATGATCGACCAGAAGCGCCGGGCCGGCGGCTCCGCCGCGATCGTGGCGTAAAGAGGGGACCGCCGCATGCGCACATTCATCGGGATCGACCTGGGCTCCACCACCACGAAGGCGCTGCTGATGGACGAGAACCGGGAGATCCTCGGCCGGGGGATCACCAACTCCCGGTCGAACTACGACGTCGCCGCGAAGGTCTCCAAGCAGGAGGCCAAGATCGGCGCCCGGTTCACCCTGTTCAGCAAGGCGCTGGGGAGCGGCGGGGGGACCGGCCTGCTCCTGTCGACCCTCGAGCGGAACTTCCGGCTGGAGCAGTTCCTCTCCGAGCTGCGCCAGCTCGAGGAGACATGCGAGTCGTACCTCGACCATCCGCGCTTCCAGGAGATCGGAAAGGCGCTCCGGGAGGCGCTCTCCAGGGTCTTCCGGACGATCGAGGGGGAGGCCCCCGCGATATACGCGCCCGGCGCGGCGCGCAAGTCGGACTTCTTCCGCGACATCGCCGGGTCGCGCTTCATGAGCATCGGGGAAACGGTGTGCCGCGACGCGGGGCTCTCCTTCGAGTCGATGCTGAACGTCTACGACAAGTCGATCATCGACGTGGAGGGGAAGGTCTCCTCCGACGAGACGGTGGCGCGGCAGCTCAAGAGCGGCCTCTCCCGGGCGGTCCGCGAGGTGGCGGGAATCGGCGTCTCCGAGGAGGCCGTCCGCGCCGCGCTGGAGAAGGTCCTCGCCTTCGAGCTCGAGGAGACGTACGTGGTCGGCACCGGCTACGGCCGGGTCCGCCTCCCCTTCCCGAAGGAGCACATCCGCTCGGAGATCCTCTGCCACGGCCTGGGCGCCCACATGATGTTCCCCGGCACCCGCACCGTGCTCGACATCGGCGGGCAGGACACCAAGGGGATCCAGGTCGACGGGAACGGGATCGTCACGAACTTCCAGATGAACGACCGGTGCGCGGCCGGGTGCGGGCGCTACCTCGGGTACATCGCCGACGAGATGAAGGTCGGCCTCCACGAGCTGGGCCCCATGGCCATGAAGGCGACGAAGTCCACCCGGATCAACTCCACCTGCACCGTGTTCGCCGGCGCCGAGCTGCGCGACCGCCTCGCCCTGGGCGAGACCCGCGCCGACATCCTCGCCGGCCTGCACCGGGCGATCATGCTCCGCGCGATGTCGATCATCTCCCGATCCGGCGGGGTGACCAACGAGTTCACCTTCACCGGCGGGGTCGCCAAGAACGAGGCGGCGGTGAAGGAGCTTCGCCAGCTGGTCCGGGAGAACTACGGCGAGGTCACCATCAACATCAGCCCGGAATCGATCTACACCGGCGCGCTGGGGGGCGCGAGCTTCGCCCACCGCGCGGTCGTCCACTGAAGAAGCGAGGGAGGCCATGACCGTTTCCATCGGCATCGACGTAGGCTCCGGAGTCGTCAAGACCGCCCTGTTCCGGGTCGCGGACGGAAACAGCGAGTGGCTGGCCCGCTGGGACGCCCGCATCCGCCAGCGCGTCGCCTTCCAGCTCGTCGAGGAGTCGCTCGAATTCGTCCTCGGGAAGGCGGGGCTGTCCCGCGAGGACGTGGACTACGTGGCGACCACGGGCGAGGGGGAGAGCTTCCGGGGCGCGACGGGCCACTTCTACTCGATGACCACCCACGCCCGCGGCGCGCTGTATCTCAATCCCGAATCCCGCGCGGTCCTGGACATCGGGGC encodes the following:
- the oah gene encoding 6-oxocyclohex-1-ene-1-carbonyl-CoA hydratase, with translation MATTDEIIATTAPSRLIDHNLIDREVESLCDGMVRYEKRPAKRRDGRPAEGLYNAWIVLNNPKQFNSYTTDMVKATILAFRRASVDREVNAVVFTGTGDRAFCTGGNTKEYAEYYAGNPQEYRQYMRLFNDMVSAILGCDKPVVCRVNGMRIGGGQEIGMACDFTVAQDLANFGQAGPKHGSAAVGGATDFLPVMIGCEQAMVSGTLCEPFSAHKAARLGIVSGLVPALKVGGKFVANPTVVTDRMFDEYGRIVHGEFKTGAEFKEGQAAIKAGEVDLSLLDGMVEDLCAKLIETFPECMTKSLEELRKPKLAAWNANKEDSRAWLALNMMNEARAGFRAFNEGTKETGREIDFVRLRQGLAKGIPWSEELVESLIPRGKK
- the bcrC gene encoding benzoyl-CoA reductase subunit C encodes the protein MSGKTVSEIVSFCQGIFEDLDFTKAREWKAAVPGRKVIGYMPVYVPREIVHAAGMLPLGILGGGADMEVIHGDAYYQSYICRIPRSTVELAVTGRLDFVDGMMFPSICDVIRNLSGIWQILFKDKYVRYFDAPQNFRDDVGGVFYANELRELMEGLGKLAGREITDLDLRNSIAVYNENRRLVNRVYDFRAAAPWKAPSAEVYLLMRAGMVLPPEEHNALMREYLAAAEGEDRPMRDNCRVILTGTFCEQPPLNLIKSLEISGCYIVDDDLMLVSRWLLGDVPADGDPIENLARAFLHRSAQTAAKYEPDMGRKGSYLIEAIRARGADGVIFAAPSFCDPALLDQPMMISRLEALKVPYLTMQYAENSGQMQPIREQSGTFADSIKLWGAQ
- the bcrA gene encoding benzoyl-CoA reductase subunit A, which codes for MRTFIGIDLGSTTTKALLMDENREILGRGITNSRSNYDVAAKVSKQEAKIGARFTLFSKALGSGGGTGLLLSTLERNFRLEQFLSELRQLEETCESYLDHPRFQEIGKALREALSRVFRTIEGEAPAIYAPGAARKSDFFRDIAGSRFMSIGETVCRDAGLSFESMLNVYDKSIIDVEGKVSSDETVARQLKSGLSRAVREVAGIGVSEEAVRAALEKVLAFELEETYVVGTGYGRVRLPFPKEHIRSEILCHGLGAHMMFPGTRTVLDIGGQDTKGIQVDGNGIVTNFQMNDRCAAGCGRYLGYIADEMKVGLHELGPMAMKATKSTRINSTCTVFAGAELRDRLALGETRADILAGLHRAIMLRAMSIISRSGGVTNEFTFTGGVAKNEAAVKELRQLVRENYGEVTINISPESIYTGALGGASFAHRAVVH